One window of Gloeothece citriformis PCC 7424 genomic DNA carries:
- the thiD gene encoding bifunctional hydroxymethylpyrimidine kinase/phosphomethylpyrimidine kinase: MANVPVVLTIAGSDSGGGAGIQADLKTFAFHCVHGTCAITCVTAQNTLGVTQVQAMTPEAVVAQIDAVLGDIGARAVKTGMLLDHGIIEAVAQQVDKWGLTPLVVDPVMVSRTGAQLIDDRAIATLKTLLLPKATIITPNRFEAQILSGIEIKTLEQMKQAAQIIQGMGASVVLVKGGGMTGDLRGVDVWFDGQNWETFTTKIVNTSNTHGTGCTLSAAIAANLALGVDLASAVKNAKTYLTTALDYALSIGSGSGPVGHFFPLQSPISFP; this comes from the coding sequence ATGGCTAATGTACCTGTAGTTTTAACAATTGCTGGTTCAGATAGTGGAGGAGGAGCAGGAATTCAGGCGGATTTAAAGACGTTCGCCTTTCATTGTGTTCATGGAACTTGTGCTATAACCTGTGTGACCGCGCAAAATACCCTAGGAGTGACCCAAGTACAAGCCATGACCCCAGAAGCCGTAGTGGCTCAAATTGACGCGGTTCTGGGGGATATCGGGGCTAGGGCAGTTAAAACCGGAATGCTCCTAGATCACGGGATTATAGAAGCCGTCGCCCAACAGGTGGACAAATGGGGATTAACTCCTTTAGTGGTTGATCCAGTAATGGTCTCTAGAACCGGGGCACAATTAATTGACGATCGGGCGATCGCCACCCTAAAAACCCTTCTGCTCCCCAAAGCGACGATTATTACCCCTAACCGCTTTGAAGCGCAAATCTTAAGCGGCATAGAAATTAAGACCCTAGAGCAGATGAAACAAGCCGCCCAAATCATTCAAGGGATGGGGGCATCAGTAGTATTAGTTAAGGGGGGAGGAATGACGGGAGACTTACGAGGAGTAGATGTCTGGTTTGATGGACAAAATTGGGAAACTTTCACGACAAAAATCGTCAACACTTCTAATACTCATGGGACAGGGTGTACCCTCTCAGCAGCGATCGCGGCTAATTTAGCATTAGGAGTTGATCTAGCCAGTGCAGTTAAAAACGCCAAAACCTACCTGACTACGGCTCTTGATTACGCCTTATCCATTGGCTCTGGAAGCGGGCCAGTAGGGCACTTTTTTCCGTTACAATCACCCATAAGTTTTCCCTAA
- the ctpC gene encoding carboxyl-terminal processing protease CtpC has translation MVISKRGLVLSATAVVLTTVAVTGAGLRLSQSQAFFEESPKELVDEVWQIINRTYVDATFNQVDWQKVRNDYLNRSYKDKEEAYEAIREMLKQLGDPYTRFMDPDEFRNMQIDTSGELTGVGIQITKDEEKNQLLVVSPIEDTPAYEAGILAQDIIVKIDGKSTDGMSLEDAVKMIRGKVGTQVTLTIRRDNQEINYPLTRKLIEIHPVRARAEDTKIGKVGYIRLNQFSSQAGQEMRDAIGELESQNVKGYILDLRSNPGGLLYSSVEIARMWIDDGLIVSTVDRKGVTERQQANHNAISNKPLVVLVDGGSASASEILSGALQDHKRAVIVGTKTFGKGLVQSVRGLGDGSGLAVTIAKYLTPTGRDINKEGIKPDIEVNLTDDDRKNLQQDRNKIGTFDDPQFVKAFEILSQEVAKSPSTHTSVNQ, from the coding sequence ATGGTCATATCGAAACGCGGGCTTGTTCTTAGTGCCACTGCAGTTGTCCTCACCACTGTCGCTGTAACCGGGGCAGGACTTCGCCTTTCCCAAAGTCAAGCATTCTTCGAGGAAAGCCCTAAAGAATTAGTTGATGAAGTTTGGCAAATCATCAACAGAACCTATGTAGACGCTACTTTTAATCAAGTTGACTGGCAAAAGGTTCGCAATGACTATTTAAATCGCTCCTACAAAGATAAAGAGGAAGCGTATGAAGCGATCCGAGAAATGCTTAAACAGCTTGGAGATCCCTATACTCGGTTTATGGATCCTGACGAATTTAGAAATATGCAGATAGATACGTCGGGAGAATTGACCGGAGTAGGAATTCAAATCACCAAGGATGAGGAAAAAAATCAACTGTTAGTCGTCTCTCCTATCGAAGATACTCCAGCCTACGAAGCCGGTATTCTCGCTCAAGATATAATTGTCAAAATTGATGGCAAAAGTACCGATGGCATGAGTCTCGAAGATGCTGTTAAAATGATTCGCGGAAAGGTTGGAACTCAAGTGACCTTGACCATTCGACGAGACAACCAAGAAATTAATTACCCCCTAACCCGAAAACTGATCGAAATTCACCCCGTCCGCGCTCGCGCAGAAGATACCAAAATTGGCAAAGTGGGTTACATTCGCTTGAATCAATTTAGCTCTCAAGCCGGCCAAGAAATGCGAGATGCTATTGGTGAGTTAGAATCGCAAAACGTCAAGGGGTATATTTTAGACTTACGGTCTAACCCAGGTGGGTTGCTCTATTCTAGCGTTGAAATTGCGCGAATGTGGATTGATGACGGTCTCATCGTTTCTACGGTCGATCGTAAAGGAGTGACAGAACGTCAACAGGCTAATCACAATGCTATTAGTAATAAACCATTAGTAGTGTTGGTAGATGGGGGTAGTGCCAGTGCCAGTGAAATTTTAAGTGGAGCTTTACAAGATCATAAGCGAGCCGTCATAGTCGGCACAAAAACCTTTGGTAAAGGCTTAGTACAATCTGTCCGAGGATTAGGAGATGGTTCGGGGTTAGCTGTGACTATTGCTAAATATCTGACTCCTACTGGAAGAGATATTAATAAAGAAGGCATTAAGCCAGATATAGAGGTCAATTTAACTGACGACGACCGGAAAAACTTACAACAAGATCGTAATAAAATCGGAACGTTTGATGATCCTCAGTTTGTCAAAGCTTTTGAGATCCTCTCTCAGGAAGTCGCTAAATCTCCGTCAACTCATACCTCTGTTAATCAGTAA
- the ftsZ gene encoding cell division protein FtsZ — MTHNDEIRLTYSSVNSTEYADPSANEESYHSLNSAGIPFHRNNEPQVNPRERARSNTIVQSNVAQIKVIGVGGGGCNAVNRMIASGIIGIEFWSINTDAQALAHSAAPQRLQIGQKITRGLGAGGNPAIGQKAAEESRDEIAHALENTDLVFITAGMGGGTGTGAAPIVAEVAKEMGCLTVGVVTRPFTFEGRRRTNQAEEGINALQSRVDTLIVIPNNQLLAVIPQETPLQDAFRAADDILRQGVQGISDIITIPGLVNVDFADVRAVMADAGSALMGIGVGSGKSRAKEGAIAAISSPLLEHSIEGAKGVVLNITGGTDLTLFEVNTAAETIYEVVDPNANIIFGAVIDEKMQGEILITVIATGFTGESQLSSPGKVTTTQRPPVAPSPSPQSEPPRENKPPGLDIPDFLQRRRNR, encoded by the coding sequence ATGACACATAATGATGAAATAAGGCTGACCTATTCAAGCGTAAATAGCACAGAATACGCTGACCCATCAGCGAATGAGGAAAGTTATCACTCCCTCAACAGTGCTGGAATACCGTTCCATCGAAATAACGAACCCCAGGTAAATCCTAGGGAAAGAGCTAGGAGTAATACAATCGTGCAAAGTAACGTTGCCCAGATCAAGGTTATCGGGGTTGGTGGGGGAGGCTGTAATGCCGTTAACCGCATGATTGCCAGTGGCATTATTGGCATTGAGTTTTGGTCTATTAATACTGATGCTCAAGCGTTAGCTCATTCCGCCGCTCCTCAAAGATTACAAATAGGACAAAAAATTACCCGAGGATTGGGAGCCGGGGGCAATCCGGCTATTGGACAGAAAGCAGCCGAAGAATCTCGGGATGAAATCGCCCATGCTCTCGAAAATACCGATCTCGTCTTTATCACTGCTGGGATGGGAGGGGGTACAGGAACCGGCGCGGCTCCAATCGTGGCAGAAGTCGCTAAAGAAATGGGCTGTCTCACCGTTGGGGTAGTGACTCGTCCGTTTACGTTTGAAGGCCGTCGCCGAACTAATCAAGCTGAAGAAGGGATTAATGCTCTACAAAGTCGAGTAGATACTTTAATTGTAATTCCCAATAATCAACTCTTAGCTGTGATCCCCCAAGAAACCCCTTTACAGGATGCTTTTCGGGCTGCGGATGATATCCTGCGGCAGGGGGTACAAGGTATTTCCGATATTATTACTATCCCAGGCTTAGTGAATGTGGATTTTGCCGACGTGCGGGCAGTTATGGCCGATGCCGGCTCGGCTTTGATGGGTATAGGAGTAGGCTCAGGAAAATCCCGAGCTAAAGAAGGAGCGATCGCGGCTATTTCTTCTCCTTTATTAGAACATTCTATAGAAGGAGCGAAAGGAGTGGTATTAAATATTACCGGAGGGACAGACTTAACCCTGTTTGAAGTCAACACAGCCGCAGAAACCATTTACGAAGTGGTCGACCCGAATGCCAATATTATCTTTGGGGCGGTCATTGACGAGAAAATGCAAGGAGAAATCCTGATCACGGTGATTGCTACTGGTTTTACGGGAGAATCTCAATTATCGAGTCCCGGAAAAGTGACGACAACCCAACGTCCCCCTGTTGCGCCTTCCCCTTCTCCCCAAAGCGAACCCCCCAGAGAAAATAAACCTCCAGGGTTGGATATTCCTGATTTTCTCCAGCGTCGTCGAAATCGCTAG
- a CDS encoding cell division protein FtsQ/DivIB, with product MAIAFDSPRNLKNRRQELLSQRRWQAVQKLWRFLSISAMAGGLCWVMATPSWEIKEDKQVEIKGNQLMSVEKIRTLLSLSYPQSLWQLEAHQLETNLETLPPIADAVVTRQIFPTTLTVQVQERQPVAVAFSSQGVGFLDEGGIFIPENFYSQQSSHLKQLPLKITGYETQYQSYWKELYPLIRYSPIKISEVDWRNPSNIVLKTELGMVHCGAYTSEFSEKIKVLAKMKKLTSKVPSNRIVYIDITNPQAPTVKLKPEPVKSPQKSSQESRP from the coding sequence ATGGCGATCGCATTTGATTCTCCCAGGAATTTAAAAAATAGGAGACAGGAACTCCTAAGTCAACGGCGTTGGCAAGCGGTGCAAAAATTATGGCGTTTTTTATCTATTAGTGCTATGGCTGGGGGATTATGTTGGGTGATGGCCACTCCCAGTTGGGAAATTAAAGAAGACAAACAAGTTGAGATCAAAGGGAATCAATTGATGTCGGTCGAGAAAATTCGCACCCTCTTGTCGTTATCTTACCCTCAATCTCTGTGGCAACTAGAGGCTCATCAATTAGAAACTAATTTAGAAACTCTGCCACCCATTGCTGATGCTGTAGTGACTCGGCAAATTTTTCCAACGACCTTGACCGTCCAAGTCCAAGAACGTCAACCGGTAGCGGTTGCTTTTTCCAGTCAAGGGGTTGGTTTTCTCGATGAGGGAGGAATTTTTATTCCTGAAAATTTTTACTCTCAACAGTCTTCTCATTTAAAACAACTCCCTTTAAAAATTACTGGCTATGAAACCCAATATCAATCTTACTGGAAAGAACTCTATCCCTTAATCCGTTATTCTCCTATCAAAATTTCTGAGGTAGATTGGCGCAATCCTAGTAATATTGTACTGAAAACCGAGTTAGGGATGGTTCATTGCGGAGCGTATACTTCAGAATTTTCTGAGAAAATAAAAGTCTTGGCAAAAATGAAAAAATTAACTTCTAAAGTTCCCTCGAACCGAATTGTTTATATAGATATAACGAACCCTCAAGCTCCGACGGTGAAATTAAAACCCGAACCCGTAAAATCTCCTCAAAAGTCGTCTCAAGAGAGTCGTCCCTAA
- a CDS encoding type IV pilus twitching motility protein PilT, whose protein sequence is MTQTPRPPVQPVPPLPVPPLPVPPLPTSPPPSNSQVSSGGATSQTNIETVTRPTPSPPQKPASNGRAVASNGRAAGMPALEELVRLAYDEGYSDVHLGVGEQPRMRDRGQMVILDYPEVDHNTFMSWLREILKEDEIQKFKRELEFDGATQYEFARVRINVFDTLRGHALVLRLIPVKILTMEQLRLPMVFKDISDAHKGLILVTGPTGSGKSTTMAAMVDYINKEHPKHIISIEDPVEFVHQSRRSLIKQREVGQNTLKFDNALKAALREDPDIILVGEMRDKETVNTALKASQTGHLVMGTLHTNSAIKTIERILTLYSAEEQDAMRVAIAESLVAIIAQGLCRTTDGKRAAFHDILVNTETVRDYIRQGKYDEIAELMKNGEYDGMITTNQSLFNLYQEGRITEETALEMSPVPNELAMMLRGRV, encoded by the coding sequence ATGACGCAAACACCACGCCCTCCTGTTCAACCGGTTCCCCCGCTCCCTGTTCCTCCTCTCCCTGTTCCCCCTCTTCCCACCTCCCCACCCCCCAGTAACAGTCAAGTTTCCTCTGGTGGGGCTACTTCTCAAACCAATATTGAGACAGTAACCCGTCCAACCCCTTCACCCCCTCAAAAACCTGCTTCTAACGGACGAGCAGTCGCTTCTAACGGACGAGCCGCAGGAATGCCGGCATTAGAAGAATTAGTCCGTTTAGCCTACGATGAAGGGTATTCTGACGTTCACTTGGGGGTAGGAGAACAACCCCGAATGCGCGATCGGGGTCAAATGGTCATCCTTGACTATCCCGAAGTCGACCACAATACTTTTATGAGTTGGTTAAGGGAAATTCTCAAAGAAGATGAAATTCAAAAATTTAAGCGAGAATTAGAATTTGACGGAGCGACTCAATACGAATTTGCTAGAGTGCGGATTAATGTTTTTGATACGTTGCGGGGTCATGCTTTAGTTTTACGTCTAATTCCGGTGAAAATTTTGACTATGGAGCAATTAAGATTGCCTATGGTTTTTAAAGACATTTCAGATGCTCATAAAGGATTAATTCTCGTCACAGGGCCAACCGGTTCAGGTAAATCTACCACGATGGCAGCAATGGTAGATTATATTAATAAAGAACACCCTAAACATATTATTTCTATTGAAGATCCGGTTGAATTTGTTCATCAAAGCCGTCGTTCTCTGATTAAACAACGGGAAGTCGGGCAAAATACCCTGAAATTTGATAACGCCCTGAAAGCGGCTTTACGGGAAGATCCGGATATCATTCTAGTTGGGGAAATGCGGGACAAAGAAACCGTCAATACTGCCTTAAAAGCTTCTCAAACGGGTCACTTAGTTATGGGAACGCTCCATACTAATAGTGCGATTAAAACTATTGAACGGATTCTTACCCTCTATAGTGCAGAAGAACAAGATGCGATGCGAGTTGCGATCGCTGAATCTTTAGTAGCGATTATTGCTCAAGGGTTATGTAGAACGACGGATGGTAAACGGGCGGCCTTTCATGACATTTTAGTGAATACAGAAACGGTTAGAGATTATATTCGCCAAGGTAAATATGATGAAATTGCTGAACTGATGAAAAATGGGGAGTATGATGGTATGATTACCACCAATCAATCCTTATTTAATCTTTATCAAGAAGGACGGATTACAGAAGAAACGGCTTTAGAAATGTCACCCGTTCCTAATGAATTAGCGATGATGCTACGGGGAAGAGTCTAA
- a CDS encoding HlyD family efflux transporter periplasmic adaptor subunit → MRQLKSLKASLKRVLLTPSIRIKRRIILWIILGIVTVGISQLVFAKVKPVFYLTGELKGQETVEKILLPQDSILDEIYVKEGEKIEKGQTLLSFNVINSLTKLKQLETLQNSLKKEIEFYQSVINNSFNRDQQDEAMTHLKLSQEKMALVKSKINLIEEKKRLKDQVVEAKNQVALKLEQLEQLESGNVPNSSADSLSSKQKLDQRIEQLRNDLKNAETQQQEEKKRLDTLKNLLANHAISEQEYLEQEQLIQDRQQEINKLRLELETFEAVFEPEQTDYNKLLREKNKKELFKQISGQQDQIVLMQKNLVVQEEQSLKIDQEFKKIIGENQTKINNINSQIQLYKKRIKAIDLISPISGKISQINLKQPQILEIIPENELIAEVFVPYENRQLIKKNQKVEVILDEFDKKQWIRGKIVSIGSDILFPNQVYPFYRLPIYISLDKKTIISNHQDITLKPGMRVTAKLTIEEKSTILENFYTNVLFKIYQIQDQGGL, encoded by the coding sequence ATGCGCCAATTAAAATCCCTCAAAGCAAGTCTTAAACGAGTATTGCTTACCCCTTCTATTAGAATAAAACGACGAATAATTTTATGGATTATTTTAGGGATTGTAACAGTAGGGATAAGTCAATTAGTTTTTGCTAAAGTTAAGCCTGTATTTTATTTAACTGGTGAACTTAAAGGTCAAGAAACAGTTGAAAAAATTCTGCTTCCCCAAGATAGTATTCTGGATGAAATTTATGTGAAAGAGGGAGAAAAAATAGAAAAAGGACAAACCTTACTGAGTTTTAACGTTATCAATTCTTTAACTAAACTAAAACAACTAGAAACCCTTCAAAACTCTCTTAAAAAAGAAATTGAATTTTATCAAAGTGTGATCAATAATTCTTTCAATAGAGACCAACAGGACGAAGCCATGACTCACCTTAAATTATCTCAAGAAAAAATGGCTTTAGTCAAAAGTAAAATCAACTTGATAGAAGAAAAAAAAAGATTAAAAGATCAAGTAGTTGAGGCGAAAAATCAAGTCGCTCTAAAACTTGAACAGTTAGAACAATTAGAGTCGGGAAATGTTCCCAATTCATCGGCTGATTCTCTTTCTTCTAAACAGAAATTAGATCAAAGAATAGAACAGCTTAGAAATGACCTCAAAAATGCAGAAACTCAACAACAGGAAGAGAAAAAACGTCTAGATACTCTCAAAAATTTATTAGCCAATCATGCTATATCTGAGCAGGAATATCTAGAACAAGAACAACTTATACAAGATAGGCAACAAGAAATCAATAAGCTTCGTTTAGAACTAGAAACGTTTGAGGCAGTGTTTGAACCTGAACAAACGGATTACAATAAATTACTCAGGGAAAAAAATAAAAAAGAGTTATTTAAGCAAATTTCCGGGCAACAAGATCAAATTGTTTTAATGCAAAAAAATCTGGTTGTACAAGAAGAACAATCCCTTAAAATCGATCAAGAATTTAAAAAAATAATTGGAGAAAATCAAACTAAAATTAATAATATTAACAGTCAAATCCAGCTTTATAAAAAACGGATAAAAGCCATTGACTTAATTTCTCCTATCTCTGGTAAAATCAGTCAAATCAATTTAAAACAACCGCAAATTTTAGAAATTATCCCTGAAAATGAATTAATCGCTGAAGTATTTGTCCCTTATGAAAATCGTCAGTTAATTAAAAAAAATCAAAAAGTAGAGGTAATCCTGGATGAATTTGACAAAAAGCAGTGGATTAGGGGAAAAATCGTTTCAATCGGCAGCGATATTTTATTTCCGAACCAAGTTTATCCTTTTTATCGATTACCGATTTATATTAGCTTAGACAAAAAGACCATAATCAGTAATCATCAAGATATTACCTTAAAACCGGGGATGAGAGTCACTGCTAAATTAACGATTGAGGAAAAGAGTACAATTTTAGAAAATTTTTATACCAACGTACTGTTTAAAATCTATCAGATTCAAGATCAAGGAGGACTATGA
- a CDS encoding circadian clock KaiB family protein has protein sequence MPKLFKGIALFTPGGDVIYCIDPSKQGQWHLNLCTALQDILGLAEPPHFLIPGYTATVDRWFDVNTQQYKTVAEIYPAVQRYQPLLNAIFETGDLVWQSASWQEQSCNPGIIETYRSQFPQLWESHDLIVGFEEKDRLSQANFEFARQELTNCPPGEDPRSYVLRLFVSGNSAATKQTLRSIHQLLEEGLRHPYTLKVIDISKYPEQAENNQVSAIPTLVRVWPQPVRRIVGELGDVQRVLQILATR, from the coding sequence GTGCCCAAGTTATTTAAAGGCATTGCCTTATTTACTCCTGGTGGCGATGTGATTTATTGTATTGATCCTAGTAAACAAGGTCAGTGGCACTTAAATTTATGTACTGCCTTGCAAGATATTCTAGGATTAGCAGAACCTCCTCATTTTCTAATTCCAGGATATACGGCTACTGTCGATCGTTGGTTTGATGTGAACACCCAACAGTATAAAACGGTTGCAGAAATTTATCCGGCTGTTCAACGCTATCAACCGTTATTAAATGCGATTTTTGAGACAGGAGATTTAGTGTGGCAGAGTGCCTCATGGCAAGAACAATCCTGTAACCCTGGGATTATAGAAACTTATCGTTCTCAATTTCCTCAATTATGGGAAAGTCATGATTTAATTGTGGGATTTGAGGAAAAAGATCGGTTATCTCAAGCTAATTTTGAGTTTGCCCGGCAAGAGTTGACTAATTGTCCTCCAGGAGAAGATCCTCGCAGTTATGTTTTGCGGTTGTTTGTTTCTGGTAATAGTGCGGCGACGAAACAAACTTTAAGAAGCATTCATCAACTTTTAGAAGAGGGGTTACGTCATCCTTATACCCTCAAAGTGATCGATATTTCTAAATATCCTGAACAAGCAGAAAATAATCAAGTCTCAGCTATTCCTACTTTAGTACGAGTTTGGCCGCAACCGGTTAGACGTATTGTCGGAGAATTGGGAGATGTGCAACGAGTTTTACAAATTTTAGCAACCCGTTAA
- a CDS encoding sensor histidine kinase has product MFQGLRFRLLVSYLSVMAAILSFFSLWVYFRFNHRLYQQSEQLDRKLESIAQLAAPYFSRVEDLGHHYLKSNQKLPWEELVNSEQQSIEWFDEQGQIIASQGGFKLSFSPQVGFLTLRRKPFPIRTYTYPIFSEDSTTQDAFLEGYIRISQATEDITTVQQELLWQLTTGILINLVLIGIGGFWLTHEATAPIEESYQQLKQFTADASHELRNPLTAIQTSIEVMLNHPERVHPKDMKKLVAVASATEQMSRLTQDLLFLARTKTPVSTVENAWKPTSVNEILQNLVDLLEPLAEDKEITLKYQVLANVAVMGEPAQLSRLFSNLLQNAIQYSLPQGKVSVCLAKQNRFCLVSVEDTGIGIAPEDIPFVFNRFWRADKARSRREGGTGLGLSIAMAIAQHHGGKITVTSELGVGSCFKVYLPIYYGI; this is encoded by the coding sequence ATGTTTCAAGGTTTACGCTTTCGCCTTTTGGTTTCTTACTTGTCGGTCATGGCAGCAATTTTAAGCTTTTTTAGTTTATGGGTGTATTTTCGCTTTAATCACCGTCTTTATCAACAATCCGAACAACTTGACCGCAAATTAGAATCCATTGCCCAACTTGCTGCTCCTTATTTTTCTCGTGTAGAAGATTTAGGGCATCATTACTTGAAATCAAATCAAAAACTTCCCTGGGAAGAGTTAGTTAACTCAGAACAACAAAGTATAGAATGGTTTGACGAACAGGGACAAATCATTGCCTCTCAAGGAGGATTTAAACTTTCTTTCTCCCCTCAAGTTGGTTTTTTAACTCTCCGACGGAAACCCTTTCCCATCAGAACCTATACTTATCCTATTTTTTCGGAAGATTCAACGACACAAGACGCTTTTTTAGAGGGTTATATTCGCATTAGTCAAGCGACAGAAGATATTACGACTGTTCAGCAAGAATTGCTCTGGCAATTAACTACGGGGATACTGATTAATTTAGTTTTGATTGGTATTGGAGGGTTTTGGTTAACTCATGAAGCCACCGCACCGATTGAAGAAAGTTATCAGCAACTTAAACAGTTTACCGCCGATGCTTCTCACGAATTACGTAATCCTTTAACCGCTATTCAAACCTCTATTGAAGTGATGCTCAATCATCCTGAGCGAGTTCATCCTAAAGATATGAAAAAGTTAGTCGCGGTGGCTAGTGCGACAGAACAAATGAGTCGCTTAACCCAAGATTTGCTTTTTTTAGCCCGAACCAAAACCCCAGTCTCAACTGTTGAGAATGCTTGGAAACCTACCTCGGTTAATGAGATTTTACAAAACTTGGTTGATTTATTAGAACCCTTAGCCGAAGATAAAGAAATTACCCTTAAGTATCAAGTATTAGCCAATGTAGCGGTTATGGGAGAACCTGCCCAATTGAGTCGTTTATTTTCTAATCTTTTACAAAATGCGATTCAATATTCTCTCCCACAAGGTAAAGTTTCTGTATGTTTAGCGAAACAAAATCGGTTTTGTCTTGTCAGTGTGGAAGATACTGGTATTGGTATTGCTCCGGAAGATATTCCTTTTGTCTTTAATCGCTTTTGGAGAGCCGATAAAGCTCGCTCTCGCCGAGAAGGAGGAACGGGTTTAGGACTTTCTATTGCTATGGCGATCGCTCAACATCATGGCGGAAAAATTACTGTTACCAGTGAACTGGGCGTTGGCAGTTGTTTTAAGGTTTATTTACCGATTTATTATGGGATTTAA
- a CDS encoding response regulator transcription factor: MKILLVEDDERISDAIVEDLSDQHYLVEVAHDGQEAWELVDVFSYDLILLDVMLPKMDGITLCRKLRSGGCQTPILMITARDTVEDRVSGLDVGADDYLVKPFALQELSARVRALLRRGTSSLPPVLKWGDLCLDPSSCKVYYQEQLIPLSPKEYTLLEFFLRHEHRVFNRAQLLEHLWPFERLPEEATVKAHIRSLRQKLDAVGAPSDVIETVYGLGYRLKERPE, translated from the coding sequence ATGAAAATTTTACTCGTAGAAGATGATGAACGGATTAGTGACGCTATTGTTGAGGATCTTAGCGATCAACATTATCTCGTTGAAGTTGCCCATGATGGTCAGGAAGCATGGGAATTAGTAGATGTTTTCTCCTACGATCTCATTTTATTAGATGTCATGTTGCCCAAAATGGACGGGATTACCTTATGTCGAAAATTACGGTCTGGGGGTTGCCAAACTCCCATTTTAATGATAACGGCTAGAGATACGGTTGAAGATCGAGTCAGTGGCTTAGATGTAGGAGCAGATGATTATTTAGTTAAACCCTTTGCGCTGCAAGAGTTATCGGCTAGGGTTCGGGCTTTACTGCGTCGAGGAACTTCGAGTTTACCCCCGGTATTGAAGTGGGGGGATTTATGTTTAGATCCTAGTAGTTGTAAAGTTTATTACCAAGAACAGTTAATTCCTCTTAGCCCCAAAGAGTATACTTTATTAGAGTTTTTTCTACGCCATGAGCATCGAGTTTTTAATCGTGCCCAACTGTTAGAACATCTCTGGCCTTTTGAACGACTTCCAGAAGAAGCAACTGTCAAAGCTCATATTAGAAGCTTACGGCAAAAACTAGATGCGGTTGGCGCTCCTTCGGATGTAATTGAGACAGTTTATGGTCTGGGTTATCGATTAAAAGAAAGACCAGAGTAA